From a single Eremothecium sinecaudum strain ATCC 58844 chromosome III, complete sequence genomic region:
- the MRPL35 gene encoding mitochondrial 54S ribosomal protein mL38 (Syntenic homolog of Ashbya gossypii AGR361W; Syntenic homolog of Saccharomyces cerevisiae YDR322W (MRPL35)), translating into MLRRYFHSNSRAAQRAWADFSKRSRSLEVKNVAVKANILNGNDQQGPPSLKRRFYRVKYNSPEYINEMFSTAYEYLSSIAGRTYAQLETETDPTKRSQLAVEAEIRNPEVQYNFMYNDKLENNPSIIDYEQPVYRHLGREHWHSRDRMLLMQRLETLAAIPDTLPTLDPVAEVNIRFPFSTGVKKWIEPGEVLNSNVTSMEPSIKIQEYDHNLDTEKQLYTILVVNPDEPNLDTDSFKTTLNFGLKNIKIGYNDNLVDPRKYNESNVLAPYTPPVPEKNAGVQRFVVWVFRQVGALSMGRLPTSVNQDFNIRAFAEENNLTAIGAHIWRSTWDANVAAVREKYGMDKGRVFHRVRRP; encoded by the coding sequence TTGCGCAGATACTTCCATTCAAACAGCAGGGCTGCTCAGCGTGCATGGGCTGATTTCTCAAAGAGATCAAGATCGTTGGAAGTGAAAAATGTAGCTGTAAAGGCGAATATTCTGAATGGTAATGATCAACAAGGCCCTCCATCTCTCAAAAGACGGTTTTATAGAGTCAAGTACAACTCTCCAGAGTATATTAATGAAATGTTTTCCACGGCTTATGAATATTTGTCCTCCATCGCGGGCAGGACATATGCTCAGTTAGAGACAGAGACGGACCCTACCAAGCGTTCCCAATTAGCAGTTGAGGCTGAAATCAGAAATCCTGAGGTACAATATAACTTTATGTACAATGACAAATTGGAAAATAACCCTTCAATAATAGACTACGAGCAACCAGTTTATAGGCATCTCGGAAGGGAACACTGGCACTCACGTGATAGAATGTTACTGATGCAGCGTCTAGAAACCCTGGCTGCTATTCCAGATACCCTCCCAACGTTGGATCCTGTAGCTGAAGTCAATATAAGATTTCCTTTCAGTACTGGTGTGAAAAAATGGATCGAACCGGGCGAGGTGTTGAATTCCAATGTTACATCTATGGAGCCATCTATTAAAATCCAAGAATATGACCACAATTTGGACACAGAAAAACAACTGTATACTATTTTGGTTGTCAACCCAGATGAGCCCAATTTGGATACGGACTCTTTCAAGACTACCTTGAACTTCGGCTTGAAAAACATTAAAATCGGCTACAACGACAACCTTGTAGACCCAAGAAAGTACAATGAATCGAATGTCCTTGCTCCTTACACCCCTCCAGTTCCAGAAAAGAATGCTGGTGTACAGAGATTTGTAGTGTGGGTTTTCAGACAGGTTGGTGCTTTGTCTATGGGTCGTTTGCCAACTTCGGTCAACCAAGACTTCAACATTAGAGCTTTTGCTGAAGAAAATAACTTAACTGCTATCGGAGCACACATATGGAGATCAACATGGGACGCTAATGTTGCAGCTGTTCGAGAAAAGTATGGCATGGACAAGGGTAGAGTTTTCCACAGAGTCCGTAGACCATAA